In the genome of Raphanus sativus cultivar WK10039 chromosome 4, ASM80110v3, whole genome shotgun sequence, one region contains:
- the LOC108848834 gene encoding serine/threonine-protein kinase ppk15-like isoform X1, with the protein MEMDVESVLQFLRRNGLTEAESALRDDINEQNQLISFDFEKFLFPIPPPIRITASPLPHPPDSSKSSSDEEFVSLDSFTSGFVNPYGDGSSSSSSESMSQFGTARTYQEWSEFYLQTKEETEEDEFMSPSFTESDFFIFPAHTQDKFITDNQFENNNLGVYDKSSQGSQTEASLDYLDKTFLINNLEDDSKEYFGLERECFDGELLGFSCEEDAKVNVTDEEVDVVQDLVEDEYEVFDLRIIHWKNRTGFEANKDLPIVLNSVIGGRYYITEYIGSAAFSKVVQAQDLHNGVDVCLKIIKNDKDFFDQSLDEIKLLKHVNKHDPADEHHILRLYDYFYHQEHLFIVCELLRANLYEFQKFNQESGGEPYFNLSRLQVIMRQCLEALVFLHGLGIIHCDLKPENILIKSYKKCAVKIIDLGSSCFRSDNLCLYVQSRSYRAPEVILGLPYDEKIDLWSLGCILAELCSGEVLFPNEAVAMILARIVAVLGPIETEMLEKGQETHKYFTKEFELYHLNEESNEIEYIITEESCLEDQLHVSDELFLDFVRSLLEINPLRRPTALEALDHPWLSSSSYN; encoded by the exons ATGGAGATGGATGTTGAATCCGTGCTTCAGTTTCTCCGACGTAACGGCTTAACGGAGGCTGAGTCTGCTCTGAGAGACGATATCAACGAGCAAAACCAACTCATTTCTTTTGACTTCGAGAAGTTTCTGTTTCCTATTCCTCCGCCGATCAGAATCACGGCGAGTCCTCTCCCTCATCCTCCTGATTCCTCCAAGTCTTCTTCAGACGAAGAGTTCGTCAGCTTGGACTCTTTCACTTCCG GGTTTGTGAATCCGTATGGAGatggttcatcatcatcatcatctgaatCCATGTCTCAGTTTGGTACGGCGCGTACATATCAGGAGTGGAGTGAGTTTTACTTACAGACCAAAGAAGAGACAGAGGAAGATGAGTTCATGTCTCCTTCATTTACAGAATCCGATTTCTTCATCTTCCCTGCACATACGCAGGACAAGTTCATCACAGATAACCAATTCGAGAATAATAATCTTGGTGTCTACGATAAATCATCACAAGGATCTCAAACCGAAGCAAGTCTTGATTACTTAGATAAGACCTTTCTTATCAACAATCTTGAGGACGACTCTAAAGAATACTTCGGTCTTGAAAGAGAGTGTTTTGATGGGGAGTTATTGGGGTTTAGTTGTGAAGAAGATGCAAAGGTGAATGTAACAGATGAAGAGGTTGATGTTGTTCAAGATCTTGTAGAAGATGAGTATGAAGTATTTGATCTAAGAATCATTCACTGGAAAAATAG GACGGGGTTCGAAGCAAATAAGGATCTGCCAATTGTGCTTAATTCAGTGATTGGGGGAAGATACTACATTACAGAATACATTGGTTCAGCTGCATTTAGCAAGGTGGTTCAAGCGCAGGATCTACACAATGGGGTCGATGTTTGCCTCAAGATTATCAAGAACGACAAAGATTTCTTTGATCAGAGTTTAGATGAGATTAAACTCCTTAAACATGTTAATAAGCATGATCCTGCTGATGAACATCACATCTTGCGTCTCTATGATTACTTCTACCACCAA GAACATCTGTTTATTGTGTGTGAGCTTCTACGTGCAAACTTATATGAGTTCCAAAAGTTCAACCAAGAATCTGGAGGAGAACCATACTTTAACTTGAGCAGACTTCAG GTTATAATGAGACAATGTTTGGAAGCCCTCGTGTTCCTTCACGGACTAGGAATCATACATTGCGATCTTAAACCAGAGAATATACTAATAAAGAGTTACAAAAAATGCGCGGTAAAAATCATTGATCTTGGAAGCAGTTGTTTCCGCTCTGACAACTTGTGTTTGTATGTGCAATCACGTTCCTATAGAGCTCCTGAAGTGATTCTTGGACTTCCATATGATGAAAAGATTGATTTGTGGTCTCTTGGGTGTATTTTAGCAGAGCTCTGCTCTGGTGAG GTTCTGTTTCCAAACGAAGCAGTAGCGATGATATTGGCTCGGATTGTTGCGGTTTTAGGTCCTATAGAAACGGAGATGCTAGAGAAAGGTCAAGAGACTCATAAATACTTCACCAAAGAGTTTGAACTATACCACTTGAACGAG GAGAGCAATGAGATTGAATACATAATTACAGAAGAATCTTGCTTGGAAGATCAGTTACATGTTAGTGATGAATTGTTCTTAGATTTTGTAAGAAGTCTACTTGAAATCAATCCGTTGAGACGTCCTACAGCTCTTGAGGCACTTGACCATCCTtggctctcttcttcttcttacaattga
- the LOC108848834 gene encoding uncharacterized protein LOC108848834 isoform X3, protein MILARIVAVLGPIETEMLEKGQETHKYFTKEFELYHLNEESNEIEYIITEESCLEDQLHVSDELFLDFVRSLLEINPLRRPTALEALDHPWLSSSSYN, encoded by the exons ATGATATTGGCTCGGATTGTTGCGGTTTTAGGTCCTATAGAAACGGAGATGCTAGAGAAAGGTCAAGAGACTCATAAATACTTCACCAAAGAGTTTGAACTATACCACTTGAACGAG GAGAGCAATGAGATTGAATACATAATTACAGAAGAATCTTGCTTGGAAGATCAGTTACATGTTAGTGATGAATTGTTCTTAGATTTTGTAAGAAGTCTACTTGAAATCAATCCGTTGAGACGTCCTACAGCTCTTGAGGCACTTGACCATCCTtggctctcttcttcttcttacaattga
- the LOC108848834 gene encoding uncharacterized protein LOC108848834 isoform X2, producing the protein MEMDVESVLQFLRRNGLTEAESALRDDINEQNQLISFDFEKFLFPIPPPIRITASPLPHPPDSSKSSSDEEFVSLDSFTSGFVNPYGDGSSSSSSESMSQFGTARTYQEWSEFYLQTKEETEEDEFMSPSFTESDFFIFPAHTQDKFITDNQFENNNLGVYDKSSQGSQTEASLDYLDKTFLINNLEDDSKEYFGLERECFDGELLGFSCEEDAKVNVTDEEVDVVQDLVEDEYEVFDLRIIHWKNRTGFEANKDLPIVLNSVIGGRYYITEYIGSAAFSKVVQAQDLHNGVDVCLKIIKNDKDFFDQSLDEIKLLKHVNKHDPADEHHILRLYDYFYHQEHLFIVCELLRANLYEFQKFNQESGGEPYFNLSRLQVIMRQCLEALVFLHGLGIIHCDLKPENILIKSYKKCAVKIIDLGSSCFRSDNLCLYVQSRSYRAPEVILGLPYDEKIDLWSLGCILAELCSGSVSKRSSSDDIGSDCCGFRSYRNGDARERSRDS; encoded by the exons ATGGAGATGGATGTTGAATCCGTGCTTCAGTTTCTCCGACGTAACGGCTTAACGGAGGCTGAGTCTGCTCTGAGAGACGATATCAACGAGCAAAACCAACTCATTTCTTTTGACTTCGAGAAGTTTCTGTTTCCTATTCCTCCGCCGATCAGAATCACGGCGAGTCCTCTCCCTCATCCTCCTGATTCCTCCAAGTCTTCTTCAGACGAAGAGTTCGTCAGCTTGGACTCTTTCACTTCCG GGTTTGTGAATCCGTATGGAGatggttcatcatcatcatcatctgaatCCATGTCTCAGTTTGGTACGGCGCGTACATATCAGGAGTGGAGTGAGTTTTACTTACAGACCAAAGAAGAGACAGAGGAAGATGAGTTCATGTCTCCTTCATTTACAGAATCCGATTTCTTCATCTTCCCTGCACATACGCAGGACAAGTTCATCACAGATAACCAATTCGAGAATAATAATCTTGGTGTCTACGATAAATCATCACAAGGATCTCAAACCGAAGCAAGTCTTGATTACTTAGATAAGACCTTTCTTATCAACAATCTTGAGGACGACTCTAAAGAATACTTCGGTCTTGAAAGAGAGTGTTTTGATGGGGAGTTATTGGGGTTTAGTTGTGAAGAAGATGCAAAGGTGAATGTAACAGATGAAGAGGTTGATGTTGTTCAAGATCTTGTAGAAGATGAGTATGAAGTATTTGATCTAAGAATCATTCACTGGAAAAATAG GACGGGGTTCGAAGCAAATAAGGATCTGCCAATTGTGCTTAATTCAGTGATTGGGGGAAGATACTACATTACAGAATACATTGGTTCAGCTGCATTTAGCAAGGTGGTTCAAGCGCAGGATCTACACAATGGGGTCGATGTTTGCCTCAAGATTATCAAGAACGACAAAGATTTCTTTGATCAGAGTTTAGATGAGATTAAACTCCTTAAACATGTTAATAAGCATGATCCTGCTGATGAACATCACATCTTGCGTCTCTATGATTACTTCTACCACCAA GAACATCTGTTTATTGTGTGTGAGCTTCTACGTGCAAACTTATATGAGTTCCAAAAGTTCAACCAAGAATCTGGAGGAGAACCATACTTTAACTTGAGCAGACTTCAG GTTATAATGAGACAATGTTTGGAAGCCCTCGTGTTCCTTCACGGACTAGGAATCATACATTGCGATCTTAAACCAGAGAATATACTAATAAAGAGTTACAAAAAATGCGCGGTAAAAATCATTGATCTTGGAAGCAGTTGTTTCCGCTCTGACAACTTGTGTTTGTATGTGCAATCACGTTCCTATAGAGCTCCTGAAGTGATTCTTGGACTTCCATATGATGAAAAGATTGATTTGTGGTCTCTTGGGTGTATTTTAGCAGAGCTCTGCTCTG GTTCTGTTTCCAAACGAAGCAGTAGCGATGATATTGGCTCGGATTGTTGCGGTTTTAGGTCCTATAGAAACGGAGATGCTAGAGAAAGGTCAAGAGACTCATAA
- the LOC108852660 gene encoding probable protein phosphatase 2C 30, producing the protein MQVSKDLNDLTLACPPRKPRERSPRPYSEVLRSKRPPMLNLGRLFPTVVEPWGSAAERRTPPRDEDVEAEKDGVYSVYCKRGRRRPMAMEDRYSAVVDHDGGGRRKAFFGVYDGHGGSKAAEFAAENLGNNIEAAVAAAARSSGDEGYSIERAIREGYLKTDEEFLREGSKGGACCVTALISNGQLAVSNAGDCRAVISRAGVAEALTTDHSPDQEHELKRIRASGGYVDCCHGVWRIQWTLAVSRAIGDQNLKEWVIAEPETRTLKIRPELEFLILASDGLWDTVTNQEAVDVVRPYCIGVENPKTLPACKKLAELSSTKGSLDDISVIIIQLQQFVA; encoded by the exons ATGCAAGTCTCCAAGGATCTAAACGATCTTACGCTGGCGTGCCCTCCAAGAAAGCCAAGGGAGAGGAGTCCGAGACCTTATTCCGAGGTGTTGAGAAGCAAGCGACCACCGATGCTTAACCTAGGACGTTTGTTTCCGACGGTTGTTGAACCGTGGGGAAGCGCAGCGGAGAGGAGGACGCCGCCGCGGGATGAGGATGTTGAAGCTGAGAAAGATGGAGTTTACTCCGTTTACTGCAAGAGAGGAAGACGCCGACCAATGGCGATGGAAGATCGGTACTCCGCGGTGGTTGATCACGACGGGGGAGGGCGTAGAAAGGCTTTCTTCGGCGTTTACGACGGTCACGGTGGTTCCAAAGCCGCGGAGTTCGCGGCGGAGAATCTCGGTAACAACATTGAGGCGGCGGTGGCGGCCGCCGCGAGATCCTCCGGAGATGAAGGTTACTCGATTGAGAGAGCCATAAGAGAGGGTTACCTCAAGACGGACGAGGAGTTCTTGAGAGAAGGCTCAAAAGGCGGCGCGTGTTGTGTAACCGCTCTTATATCTAACGGCCAGCTTGCGGTTTCAAACGCCGGTGATTGTCGGGCGGTGATAAGCCGCGCTGGAGTTGCGGAAGCTCTTACTACGGATCACAGTCCTGATCAAGAACATGAACTCAAAAGGATTCGAGCATCG GGTGGTTATGTTGACTGCTGTCACGGCGTGTGGAGAATTCAATGGACATTAGCCGTTTCACGAGCAATTGGAGACCAGAATCTCAAGGAGTGGGTAATAGCTGAACCGGAAACTAGAACATTAAAGATTAGACCGGAATTGGAGTTCTTGATCTTAGCATCTGATGGCCTTTGGGATACG GTAACAAACCAGGAGGCGGTTGATGTAGTTCGACCGTACTGCATAGGCGTGGAGAATCCAAAAACACTTCCTGCTTGCAAGAAACTAGCCGAGCTATCGTCTACAAAAGGGAGCTTGGATGACATTAGTGTAATCATAATTCAGCTACAACAGTTTGTGGCATGA
- the LOC130511535 gene encoding GDP-Man:Man(3)GlcNAc(2)-PP-Dol alpha-1,2-mannosyltransferase-like translates to MVGSWTKSHIEAIFGGFLIGLDECTLLFDTSGLQLTTRLNRRWDIVLEEDGQRTGFLAETVEEYAEAILEIVKMKGTERLKMAESARERAY, encoded by the exons ATGGTTGGCTCGTGGACCAAGTCCCATATCGAAGCGATTTTTGGAGGATTCCTGATCGGATTAGACGAGTGTACCCTTCTTTTTGATACCTCAGGACTCCAG CTCACGACTCGGCTGAACCGAAGATGGGACATTGTATTGGAAGAAGATGGACAACGAACCGGGTTTCTTGCTGAGACCGTGGAGGAATACGCTGAAGCGATCCTTGAGATTGTGAAGATGAAAGGAACAGAGAGGCTTAAGATGGCTGAATCTGCTAGAGAACGAGCTTACTAG